CCCAGATTTATCAGCTCGCCACTGAGATGGGGCTGTTGCATTTCGATCTCAACCTGTGCGTGCGACCCGGTTATGAAAAGGCCCTGCGGCGGGAGCGGATGGTTTATGTGGCGACCGGCAGCCAGGGGGAGCCCATGGCGGCCCTGGCGCGCATTGCCGTCGATGAAAACAAATATTTCAAGATCGAGTTGAAGGACACAGTCATCATCTCGGCCCGCATGATCCCGGGGAATGAGAAATCGGTTCTGCGCATGGTCAATCACCTCTACAAGCGCGGCGCCGAGGTCTATTACGATGACGGCTCGCAGCCCCCGATCCACGTGTCGGGACATGCCAGTGCCGAGGAGCTGAAGTGGATGATCCAGACCATCCATCCCAAGTTTTTCATCCCGGTGCACGGGGAATATCGGCAATTGATGCGGCATGCCCAACTCGCCGAGGAGACACAGGCGGTCAGCCATCAAATCATCGTCATGGAGTCGGGCGACCATCTGGTCATCGAGGCGGACCAGGCCGTGCTGCTGGAAAAGGTGCCGGTGGGACGCGTGTGCATCGACGAGGGTTCTCTCGAAGAGGTGGACGAGGTGGTGATGCGCGAACGGCGGCACATTTCGGAGGATGGGATCGTGCTCCCGATCATCGCCATCAACAAGCACACCGGGGCGCTGGAGCGGTCCCCCGAGATTGTGAGCCGCGGCTTCATCATGATGGACCAGAACGAAGAGCTGATGACGAACGCCAGCGGGGTTGTCCTGAAAACGATTGAAGGCTCGAGCCTTGAGGAAAAAACTGACCAAACCGTGATCCGGAACAAAATCACGCGAGACCTGAAAAAATTCTTCTTCAAGCAGACTCAAAAGCGACCCATGGTCCTGCCTGTCATC
The window above is part of the Terriglobia bacterium genome. Proteins encoded here:
- a CDS encoding ribonuclease J: MSNQKVEIIPLGGLGEFGMNMMFVRYGSSAVVIDAGLMFPDDELLGVDVVIPDITFLKQHSDEIQAILLTHGHEDHIGALPFVLAEVNVPVYGTSFTLALVKQRLEEHGLLDSTNLVEVEPRQRVTLGELEVEFIQVTHSIVDAVALAITTPAGILVHTGDFKIDPTPIDHKCFDAERFEEYGRRGVLALFSDSTNVERSGNTPSERAVHARFDEIFSKAEGAIVVSCFATSLHRLQIVLDTAHKFHRQVAFLGRGMTQIYQLATEMGLLHFDLNLCVRPGYEKALRRERMVYVATGSQGEPMAALARIAVDENKYFKIELKDTVIISARMIPGNEKSVLRMVNHLYKRGAEVYYDDGSQPPIHVSGHASAEELKWMIQTIHPKFFIPVHGEYRQLMRHAQLAEETQAVSHQIIVMESGDHLVIEADQAVLLEKVPVGRVCIDEGSLEEVDEVVMRERRHISEDGIVLPIIAINKHTGALERSPEIVSRGFIMMDQNEELMTNASGVVLKTIEGSSLEEKTDQTVIRNKITRDLKKFFFKQTQKRPMVLPVILEI